In Bosea sp. PAMC 26642, the DNA window CAGTGCTCGATGCGAAGCTGAACATCGAGCCCACCACCGCCAGCATTCTATTGGCCTGGAATTTCGTGCGCTTCCACGAAAGATGCAGTCGAGCGATATCGGCCCGCGTCACATCTTTTGCCTTAAAAGACCCAATCGCAGGCACGACAATACGGTTCAGGATGTCCGCGTAGTGCGCTTCAGTCCGGCTTTTGCGCTTGGCCGCGACATGGTCGCGTAGGAAAATAGCCGATACCTCTGCGATCGTCAGCGCCGCGCGGTGATCACTTTTGGCCTTGGCGGGATCCTCACCCACCTTTGCTCGTGACCGCAACTTGTCGGCGATTTTACGGGCTTCGTCCGGTGTGAACTCGTGAGCCGCCCCGATCGTCATGCGCTTCTTGGCTGCGCGGCGGCCACCGTCTCCTGCTCGGTACTCGAAAATCCAGGATTTGTTACCGGACGGGAATACCCGCAGTCCAAAGCCGCGGATTTCGCTATCGAAGACGACATAGCGAGTCGTGCGAGGTTCGGACGCATCGACCAGACGTTTGGTCAGTTTCACAGCTGTCATATCGCCCTCCCAAACTAACGGGTCGCCACCGGGTCGCCACACTTGCGTCATGCCCGAGAGGGCCAACGGATACATGGTATGAAATAAGCGGCTGTAAATCAACGAATTGGGAAAGATACAAAGGCGAAGGAAAAGCTGCGGAAACGTCCGCCCTCAAACTACGAATCTGAGGGTCAGAGGTTCGAATCCTTTCGGGCGCGCCATTTTCTAAATAAAACATAGACTTACGACAAGAAGCCGGCAGGTCCTCCACTGCCGCCCGGAGAAATACCGGATAGGCACCGTTTTTGGTGCCCGGGCGATCAGCCTCTGAGCCCTGAGCCTTGCCGCGCAGGCGGCTTCCGGAACCGCGGGTCGGAGGTTCGAACCCCTTCACAAGGGCCGTCGCTCCGCTTCCAATCCAGCCTGGCGCTACTGCGTTTTGCACGTCGCCCCCCGTCGAGTGGCCCGCCATCGCGCCCGGCAAGCCGATGCAGAAGCGCATCGAAAGCTGCAAGGGCCGCTTGGGTGACGAACTGCTGAACGAGACGCCCTTCTCGTTCCTGGCGCAGGCCCGAACCGCATGGGCCAACTCGCGCACCGACGACAGCACCGCGCGCCCTTACTCCCAACTCGGCTGCCAGACGCCACGGCCTTCGCCACGGCTTCCGAACAGGCTCCAAAAGCGCTTGGTACGACTCAGCGCTGAATAAAACAGGGGGCAACCTCACCTTGGCGGAACTCCGCAATGTCTGGCCGCTCCCGGCCTTGACGATTGACGCAGACCCTCCTTGCCGCCAGCCTGCCGCCTGCCAACCGGAGCCTGCCATGGAGACCATCACGCCACGTCAGCGCGAAATCGTGACGCTGGCGCGCAGCCAGGGGCGCGTCGCTGTCGAGGACTTGGCGGCGCGCTACGATGTCAGCGCGCAGACCATCCGCAAGGACCTCAATCAGCTCTGCGAGCACCGCATCATGTCGCGCGTCCATGGCGGCGCTGTCGTGGCCTCCAGCGTCGAGAACCTTGCATACGAGGCGAGGCGCTTCATTGCTCGTGATGAGAAGATCGCGATCGGTCGCGCCGCTGCGGCGCTGATCCCCAACGACGCCTCGCTCTTCATCAATATCGGCACGACCACGGAAGAGGTCGCTCGTGCGCTCGCCGACCATAGCGGCCTGCTCGTCATCACCAACAACCTGCATGTCGCGACCTTGCTCTACCCGCATCCTCGCATCGAGGTCATTATCGCTGGCGGCCCGGTGCGGCGCTCCGACGGCGGTGTCGTCGGCTCGGCTGCGGTCGATCTGATCCGCCAGTTCAAGGTCGACTACGCCGTCATCGGCACCTCCGCGATCGACCCGGACGGAGCCCTGCTTGATTTCGACTATCGCGAGGTTCGCGTCTCGCAGGCGATCATCGAGAACGCCCGTCAATGCGTACTTGTCGCCGACAGCCTCAAGCTCGAGCGCTCCGCCCCGATCCGCATCGGCCATCTGCGCGATATCGACGTCTTCGTCACGGACCGCATGAGCTCGGAACCTCTGCGCGAACTGTGCCGTGTCACCGGGATTTCCGTGATTGAGACCGTTGGACCGGAGGCACCAATCGAAAACGAAGGTTGAACTTTCGTTTTCACTTTCGTTTTGTCATTGCCCGCAAGGAAAACACTGGCTAGCTTCTGATTCAGGAAGGGCGCTGAAGCCGCCTGCCTGGAGGAAATGCGTGACGGGTCCGGTCTACGACATCGCCATCATCGGCGGCGGGGTGAATGGCTGCAGCATCGCGCGCGATGCGGCCGGGCGCGGCGCTTCCATCGTGCTGTTCGAGCAGGGCGATCTCGCCAGCGCGACCTCCTCGGCCTCGACCAAGCTGATCCATGGCGGCCTGCGCTATCTCGAGCATTACGAGTTTCGGCTGGTGCGCGAGGCGCTGGCCGAGCGCGAGGTGATGTGGCGGGCAGCGCCCCATATCGTCTGGCCGCTGCGTTTCGTGCTGCCGCATCATGATGGCCTGCGGCCCTGGTGGATCCTGCGGCTCGGCCTCTTCCTCTATGACCATCTCGGCGGCCGCCGCCTGCTGCCGGCCGCTCGCTCGCTCGATCTCAGCCGCGATGCCGCGGGCGAAGCGCTGAAGCCGCGCTTCACCAGGGCCTTTGAATATTCCGATTGCTGGGTCGAGGATTCGCGCCTCGTCGTACTCAATGCGCGCGATGCGGCCGAGCATGGCGCGACCATACTGCCGCGCACCAAGGTAATCTCGGCCCGCCGCGAGGCCGGGCATTGGCTGGTCACCTCCCAAGGCCCCGACGGTGCCGAGGTCACGATCCGCGCCCGCGCGCTCGTCAATGCCGCCGGCCCCTGGGTCGCCGATGTGCTGAACGGCATCGTGCCGAGCAACCGGCCGGCCTCGGTCCGGCTGGTCCAGGGCAGCCATATCGTCGTGCGCCGGCTGTTCGAGCATGAGCGCTGCTACATCTTCCAGAACGCCGATGGGCGCATCGTCTTCGCCATCCCCTACGAGAACGACCTCACCCTGATCGGCACGACCGACAAGGACTACGAGGGCGATCCGGCTGAGGTCGCGGCCGGTGAGGACGAGATCGCCTATCTCTGCGCCGCGGCGAGCGATTATTTCCGCCACCCGATCACGCGCGAGGATGTGGTCTGGACCTATTCCGGCGTGCGCCCGCTCTATGACGACGGCGCCAGCAAGGCGCAGGAAGCCACGCGCGACTATGTGCTGACGCTGGACGAGCCGGACGGCGGAGCCCCGATGCTCTCGGTTTTCGGCGGCAAGATCACGACCTCGCGCCGCCTTGCCGAAGCCGCCGTGGCCAAGCTCGCCGGCGCCAGATCCGCCGCTGCCCTGCCGACTTTGCGCGCGGCGCCCTGGACCGCGGCCGCGACACTTCCGGGCGGCGATTTCCCCCCCGACGGGTTCAAGGCGCTGGTCGCCGAGACCTGCGCCCGGCGCCCCTGGCTCGATCGCGATCTGGCGCGCCGGCTGGTGCGCGCCTATGGTACGCGCGCGGAACGCATTCTCGACGGCGCGACCGGCATGGCCGATCTCGGCCGCGTTTTCGGAGCCGATCTGACCGAGCGCGAGGTCGTCTATCTGATGGCGCAGGAATGGGCGGCGAGCGCCCATGATGTGCTGTTCAGGCGTAGCAAGCTCGGCTTGCGGCTGTCGCCGGCCGAGCGGGAGGCGCTCGACGCCTTTATGCGCCATCCCCCGGCGGGCCAAGACGCGTCGCGGGCCTTGCAGGCGGAGAGCCGGTCATGAGCCTGACGCTGGAGCATGTCGGCCTGGAGCGCGGCGGCGAGAGCCAACTCCGCGACATCTCGCTGACGCTGGAGAAAGGCTCGCTCAACGTCCTGCTCGGCGCGACGCTCGCGGGCAAGACCTCGCTGATGCGGCTGATGGCCGGGCTCGACGCGCCGACGACCGGCCGCGTGCTCGTCGGCGGGCGCGACGTTACCGGCCTGCCGGTGCAGAAGCGCGATGTCGCCATGGTCTACCAGCAGTTCATCAACTACCCCTCGCTGAGCGTCTACGAGAACATCGCCTCGCCTCTGCGGGTCGCCCGGCTCGGGGCCGACGAGATCGCAG includes these proteins:
- a CDS encoding integrase core domain-containing protein, with product MQKRIESCKGRLGDELLNETPFSFLAQARTAWANSRTDDSTARPYSQLGCQTPRPSPRLPNRLQKRLVRLSAE
- a CDS encoding DeoR/GlpR family DNA-binding transcription regulator; protein product: METITPRQREIVTLARSQGRVAVEDLAARYDVSAQTIRKDLNQLCEHRIMSRVHGGAVVASSVENLAYEARRFIARDEKIAIGRAAAALIPNDASLFINIGTTTEEVARALADHSGLLVITNNLHVATLLYPHPRIEVIIAGGPVRRSDGGVVGSAAVDLIRQFKVDYAVIGTSAIDPDGALLDFDYREVRVSQAIIENARQCVLVADSLKLERSAPIRIGHLRDIDVFVTDRMSSEPLRELCRVTGISVIETVGPEAPIENEG
- the glpD gene encoding glycerol-3-phosphate dehydrogenase, yielding MTGPVYDIAIIGGGVNGCSIARDAAGRGASIVLFEQGDLASATSSASTKLIHGGLRYLEHYEFRLVREALAEREVMWRAAPHIVWPLRFVLPHHDGLRPWWILRLGLFLYDHLGGRRLLPAARSLDLSRDAAGEALKPRFTRAFEYSDCWVEDSRLVVLNARDAAEHGATILPRTKVISARREAGHWLVTSQGPDGAEVTIRARALVNAAGPWVADVLNGIVPSNRPASVRLVQGSHIVVRRLFEHERCYIFQNADGRIVFAIPYENDLTLIGTTDKDYEGDPAEVAAGEDEIAYLCAAASDYFRHPITREDVVWTYSGVRPLYDDGASKAQEATRDYVLTLDEPDGGAPMLSVFGGKITTSRRLAEAAVAKLAGARSAAALPTLRAAPWTAAATLPGGDFPPDGFKALVAETCARRPWLDRDLARRLVRAYGTRAERILDGATGMADLGRVFGADLTEREVVYLMAQEWAASAHDVLFRRSKLGLRLSPAEREALDAFMRHPPAGQDASRALQAESRS